The nucleotide sequence CAAAGCCACAAAGACCCTTTTctatcaaatcaaatagCAGAACTTAGAACCGACCATACATCATTGTCAAACAGAAAATAGCTCACCTTTATTATCTCCAGTTTAAGTCAGCTTTCaatcaataatcaaatacCGGCACTACTTATAACTCATTTTCAGCTCTACCCATTTTTCCTTAACTTAACATGTCGCAATTTCAAGAGCAACTAGAGAATGTCCCCGGCTATGACATTGTCATGGATAAATTCAATGAGTACGCCGAAGACCATTGGAACAACACTGATCCATACACTGATAAAACCACTGGtaaaaaattaaaactCCCACCTGATATAACTACAAGACAAGAACAAAAAGCCTGGGCCAAGATTCAATCTATGGCATGGACTCATGATAAATGTCTATGTGGATCATGTGGCGTGGGCATGGATTGTGGATTGGGTTTAGTACCATTCTCAGTCTTCTTTTTCCCCGTATTGGGGCCATTGGTGATGTATATGATACATATGAGATTGGTTTCTTTAGCTaatgaacaatttcatttacCTAATAAATTAATGGCTCAAATGCAAGCAAatattggatttgatttattgattaCGTTTCCGCCTATAATTGGTAGTTTCTTTGGATGGATTCATCAATGCTCTACTAGGAATGCAGGGATGATATATTGTTGTGTGGTGAAGATGGCTAAAGAGAGACAAGCACAAGGTGGGGTGAAGTATAGTGGAAGTGGTATTACTGCTGGACAATATAGTGGGAATGAAGCTCATTTTGGTCAGGTGCAGCCACTGAGTAGGGGTGTGCAAGCATCAGcaccacaacaacaccagcaacagcagAGGAATGTACGAAGTGGACAGTATAGTGAGCCACAACAACCTAAACCAGCTTATACGCAACGTTCTCTGCGAGGTAAAAGAAATGTACAGAACTCAATCGAAGTTGGTCATCAGCAACAATCGGGATTTATATGAGAAGGAGAGCATTGATATGAGTGGATGATTTGTAAATATATTCCTACGTAGTTactgaaaaaaaaaaaagtacTTTCGAGTCTTATACTTTTACAGATTGTATCATTAGAAAATAGATTAGGCGGGAGCTAATTGCAGGCGTAGACTTTATAGGCAGATTTGCACCCTTTAAAGGGGGTAGAGACGGCtgagattgattttggcGGGGCAACTGGTAGCTAAATATCGCGCGCGTGTGAAAATGAAAGTTTCTGggttttgattgattgattaacgttttggaaatttctttgcattttattattgttgacTTTTCTATTGCCATAACTACACTAAAATTGTGCCAAAAGGACAACAATGTTTGAAAGACCAGATGGAATTGAGAATTGTCGAATTTGGGTCGATGGTTGTTTCGATTTTGCCCATCATGGTATGTCCTTCATAATATCTTCTCGAATGAACCAATTTACTAACTCCCTTTTAGGGCATGCAGGAGCAATGTTACAAGCACGTCAACTAGGTAAAGAACTTTACGTAGGTGTTCATTCAGACGAGGAAATCCTCGCCAACAAAGGACCATGTGTAATGAAATTAGATGAACGAATGACCGCCGTTGACGCCTGTAAATGGTCCACAAAGGCCATTCCTAATGCTCCATATGTGACTGATCCCAAAGTCATGGATGAATATGGATGTAAATATGTTGTTCATGGTGATGATATCACTACTGATGCCAACGGAGAAGATACGTATCAAGTTGTTAAAGATTTAGgtaaatttgttgttgttaaaCGGACTCCTAATATAAGTACTACTGATTTAGTAGGGAGGATGTTATTGATGTCGAAGAATCATCATTATCCTGATTTGAACGTGGCTAAGAATTGGCCCAAATTAGTTAATGACGGGGATAATTTGGATAGATTCACCAGGTATGCTACTGATGAAACTGGATTGAAACCGGGTGCTGTTGTCTATTTAAATACCCCTAAcgaattgaaaacaattgttgagccaaagaaagaagaagaagaagccaacactgaagatgaagattcCAAGTATGTTTATATTGATGgtggatttgatttgtttcatCCTGGCCATATTgaagtattgaaattggttcaTCAACGAGCTCAACAATTGGGTGCAAAGGTTATAGTCGGTATTCATGATGACTTGACCGtcaacaaatacaaaggGCTCAACTACCCCATAATGAATATCTTCGAACGATCATTATGTGTATTACAATGTCGTTATGTGAATGGAATTGTTTTAAATGCACCATACATTCCTACGCCACAATTTCTTTCTAAAATTGGTAATGTGGTTAAAGTATATCATGGGCCTACTGATGTTGATAAGTCTGTTTATGATGAAGTTGCAAGGGAGAAAGAAGGAGTATTTGAGAGTTTACCTAAACACAAGTATGATCATATGAGTACTGAATTTATTGTTGATCGAGTAttacaaaacaaagcaGTTTATGTTGAACgacaaaagaagaaaggtTGGAAAGCAGAAATGGAAAAAGTATTGGAAGCAAATGAACGGAATAAGAGACAATAATTAACTGCGGTGGTAATGTGTGTTAATAAGCGGTAGAAGAGAGATAACAAGAACTGTTTGATTGGTGTGATTcttcaaagaaaagaaacaccTCTCTAGCTTGTAGTTTGTAGTTATATCGTTATATcattattttgattatAGGGTTTTTCTATACAAAAGCtttataaaaaaaagaagtaaTCCATAATCAAAATATAATTCATCCAAAACCTCATCAATTCGTTTcccatcatcaaaaacattAATCAGTAAATACAAGTAAGTATGTATGtctctttttcttattatttaaccaaatttggcatcaattgaattattcaattgcatcaatttcaattcattaacATCATGATTAGAATTTCTTCTACTAGTGCTTTTCttattaaacaaaatgaaatcagATTCATCGCCATCTTGGCCCCAATTGTTCTTTCCAGCTccattctttttgatctttgtAGGATCAGTATTGATATATCCGTTATGAGTAAACCACTTTGGTTCTTGGGGACGTTTTTCGTGGACGGTCcatttctttgtttttgacattgttgagTGTGGAGTCAGTATCTGTGTATATATGTGTGTGTAGTGAGTTGTAGTTGTATTGAGTATAGTAAGTTTGTTATTAAAGGAAGTTGAAAGTAGAATATAGCAGTAATTCGAAAGTaggaattggaaaattgttgcGCTATTTATATAGTTTGCTTGTTGGACATTTTAAAAAATGTTGTGCATTCTAAAAGTGTGGAGTATTCATTTTAGATTACCTCCAAAACACACCTTTTCCAAGTATTGCGTATACTTCCTCTACTTGCTATAACCATATCACTCCTTTGTACTATATGAATCATCGCCTGTATATAGCCAGCACACTGCCTCTCCATTGAATGACTTTTGTTTATGACTCTATGgagttattgttgttgactgTTGAATGAAGAATGAAATCAGGTGGTGGTTGTTCGCAGTGTACTGCTTTGTGTTGTTTCCGAATGATTTTTGTGCTACCATATGCTCTTTAGATAAAGGAGAGAGGGGAAGTATACGTTTGATAACAAAActaacaaattgatttgaattggatcaatttatccaaaaaaaaactgtGGTGGTAAAAGACATGTTGATGCTTGACGGttaattgaaaattacCCTATaacaaatttgacattttATAGAATGAAACCCTCGGCTTCAATAACTAACCTCATCCTCGGACATCTGTTCTTTTATCAGTTAGTCATTTAACTAAAGATAGTATCACCCCCTTTTTAAtgttttcttgtttttttgCTTAGAGGGTCACGCGAGAATTagattttgtgttttgtttagCATGTAGAGAAATCCAAAAGTTGTAAactaaaaataaacaaaaagcATAAACCGCTCTCGGTATTTTCATTTGGCCTGTTCCGGCCACGGTGTTAATTGATCAAGCAAGCTTTCATATGTCTAACTACAGTATGGTTGTTACCAAGAACTTTaaattttaatttcttaGCATCGCTGTAGTTTCTAGAACCTTCTATTGTAATGAATTTCTCTACCCCAAAAGTATCTAGAACTCCACCGAATATCACCCCTTTGAAAACGAACGTTACTATGGGTTTGTGTGGTTCAGATATTGGAGACAGTAGATATCTCTATTTATGATCCTAAAACAGAGAGATATTTCACATTCTTTAGAGACTGAAAGTATGAACAAACCTACTCGAGAAAGTACACCAGTAAATAGCTCTGGAGAAGTTCCAGTGCGCCACTCTTTCTTTAACTACATATCAACTCATCAGTAACGAGGCTACTTTGTATCTATTGCTATACATATTCACTTAAGGTTTTTTTCTAACTGATTATGTGCTTCTTAAAAACCACCATCCCTTTTCTCTATACTCTTGAAGGCAAAAGGCGTGTCTGCTACCAAATTCagcttttgtttttgcaactttcCATAACAAAAAGTATGTAAACTCCGACACTTAGCATACAGATCAATTCTACAGCATACTTCTATTTCCAAACCACTCACTTTCTTTCCATCAGAGCTCTATTTTCCGTCTACACCCTACACATTTTCCTCAACAATGAAGTTTCTTTCATCTATATTCATTCTCAGTCTCACTTTTGCAACCACTTGTCTATCAGACAAAGCccccaaaatcaaaaaaaatcCCAAAAATATTGTTGCCATTGCTGATTTTCCCTTTGGTGGTGATAAAACTATCAAAGGAAATGTTGTCTTTACTTCCAATGGTAAACATGTAAATGTTCATGTTGATATGACTGGGTTCCCCCATAATGAAGGTCCTTTCTATTACCATATTCATGAACGATCAGTACCTGAAAATGGTAATTGTGAAGCTTGTGGATTACATTTCAATCCGTACAATTCTAGTCCCGATTGTCTTGCTCAAAAGCATGATGGATATTGTCAAGTTGGTGATTTATCAGGTAAACATGGAGCTATAAATAGTACgtgttttgaattcaaattcactGATCCTTATTTAtcattaaacaaaagatcCAAGAGCTATATCGTTGGTAAAAGTTTGGTGTTCCATTATGCAAATATGACAAAATTGGCTTGTGctgatattgaattggCTAATGATTTACGTATTCAAAGTTTAATGGATGAGTATGTTCAAACTGATGATTCAGTACAATTGacacaattgaaacagTCTTTGGATCAAGgttattcttttgatgctttggaggctttgaaaaatgaagtTTACgaaagtgatgatgatgaagttgttaGTGAATTGTTATCACCGTCTATGGAACAGGAGATTAAAGAGCCAAAGGAAGAAACCCAAGGTGAGCAGCAACAGGAGaatattgataatgaaCAAGGTGACAACAATGAACCAGAAGATCTTTCCCGATCaaagaatttcaaacatATTTTACAAGATGTCAAAGTGCTACCTCAAAGGTTGGTCAACAAGACAAAAAATCATTGGTCCAAGGAAGACGAAAGTAAATTTGGTAGGAAGAATATTGACAAGTTAATTCatcattcttcaattcaatcacCAAACTCGTCGGAAATGAAATtatatcaaaatcaaaccaatGTTACCTTGCATGGAATATCAGATGATTGTTCACCAAATTCAAGTTCTGCCTTGTTTGCAACAGTATCAACTTCGTTTCTTTATGCATTGATAAATTCTGTCATGATTGGCTTCATTGTCATGGTGATAATATAAAAAGGCATTTGAACAACGGCTTCATAGCTTTATTCTCTCATCCTTTGGACGTTATCTTCCTTTGGAATCCAATTCATAGTTAAT is from Candida orthopsilosis Co 90-125, chromosome 1 draft sequence and encodes:
- a CDS encoding Stf2 protein (involved in ATP biosynthesis), which encodes MSKTKKWTVHEKRPQEPKWFTHNGYINTDPTKIKKNGAGKNNWGQDGDESDFILFNKKSTSRRNSNHDVNELKLMQLNNSIDAKFG
- a CDS encoding Muq1 choline phosphate cytidylyltransferase/phosphoethanolamine cytidylyltransferase, with product MFERPDGIENCRIWVDGCFDFAHHGHAGAMLQARQLGKELYVGVHSDEEILANKGPCVMKLDERMTAVDACKWSTKAIPNAPYVTDPKVMDEYGCKYVVHGDDITTDANGEDTYQVVKDLGKFVVVKRTPNISTTDLVGRMLLMSKNHHYPDLNVAKNWPKLVNDGDNLDRFTRYATDETGLKPGAVVYLNTPNELKTIVEPKKEEEEANTEDEDSKYVYIDGGFDLFHPGHIEVLKLVHQRAQQLGAKVIVGIHDDLTVNKYKGLNYPIMNIFERSLCVLQCRYVNGIVLNAPYIPTPQFLSKIGNVVKVYHGPTDVDKSVYDEVAREKEGVFESLPKHKYDHMSTEFIVDRVLQNKAVYVERQKKKGWKAEMEKVLEANERNKRQ
- a CDS encoding Sod6 copper-and zinc-containing superoxide dismutase — protein: MKFLSSIFILSLTFATTCLSDKAPKIKKNPKNIVAIADFPFGGDKTIKGNVVFTSNGKHVNVHVDMTGFPHNEGPFYYHIHERSVPENGNCEACGLHFNPYNSSPDCLAQKHDGYCQVGDLSGKHGAINSTCFEFKFTDPYLSLNKRSKSYIVGKSLVFHYANMTKLACADIELANDLRIQSLMDEYVQTDDSVQLTQLKQSLDQGYSFDALEALKNEVYESDDDEVVSELLSPSMEQEIKEPKEETQGEQQQENIDNEQGDNNEPEDLSRSKNFKHILQDVKVLPQRLVNKTKNHWSKEDESKFGRKNIDKLIHHSSIQSPNSSEMKLYQNQTNVTLHGISDDCSPNSSSALFATVSTSFLYALINSVMIGFIVMVII